The Daucus carota subsp. sativus chromosome 2, DH1 v3.0, whole genome shotgun sequence genome includes a window with the following:
- the LOC108203723 gene encoding uncharacterized protein LOC108203723 — translation MSNDRSWITRRMKPGGYGFTDEYNEGVKYFLAFARSNSRTPNDPNLLINCPCNICRNQLFQLIPDVEFHLIATGFLESYTNWHYHGEASGSRNEQMDDREDVYDEYEMFIDAFGKEAFDEEKSNHEDPNEQASNFLKNVNIVGEPIYPGNVKYSQLKFVTKLLHWKNRNKCSDKAFDELLLLLGDVFPDQHKLPFNYYAVKKMVKKLSLGYQKIHACENDCMLFYGDDKDLQHCKYCKLSRYKVATNAGNNIIPRKVLRHFKITPRLQRLYMSTRTAMHMKYHKNRIVTDGVLTHPADGEEWKDFDRNYPEFSAEIRNVRLGLATDGFPPYSNATSTVYSVWPVVLLV, via the coding sequence aTGTCTAATGATCGTAGTTGGATTACTCGACGTATGAAACCCGGTGGTTATGGTTTTACGGATGAATATAATGAGggggttaaatattttttggcatTTGCGCGAAGTAATTCAAGAACACCAAATGATCCGAATCTTTTAATCAATTGTCCTTGCAATATATGTAGGAATCAATTATTCCAGCTCATTCCCGATGTTGAGTTTCATTTAATTGCAACCGGTTTTTTAGAAAGTTATACTAATTGGCACTATCATGGAGAAGCTAGTGGTTCAAGAAATGAACAAATGGATGATCGTGAAGATGTATATGATGAATATGAAATGTTTATCGATGCATTTGGTAAGGAGGCTTTTGATGAAGAAAAAAGTAACCACGAAGACCCGAATGAGCAAGCAtccaatttcttaaaaaatgtgAATATAGTCGGTGAGCCAATATACCCGGGAAATGTCAAATACTCTCAATTGAAGTTTGTTACGAAGTTACTGCATTGGAAGAATCGCAACAAATGTAGTGACAAAGCCTTTGATGAGCTTCTCCTTTTACTTGGAGATGTGTTTCCAGATCAACATAAGCTTCCATTCAATTATTATGCTGTCAAGAAGATGGTTAAGAAGCTGAGTTTGGGATATcaaaaaatacatgcatgtgagaatgattgtatgttattCTACGGTGATGATAAAGATCTACAACATTGCAAGTATTGTAAATTAAGCCGATACAAAGTTGCAACAAATGCTGGGAATAACATCATTCCAAGAAAGGTCTTGAGACATTTCAAGATTACTCCTCGGTTGCAGCGTTTGTACATGTCTACTCGCACGGCTATGCATATGAAGTATCACAAGAACAGAATTGTGACTGATGGGGTTCTTACTCATCCTGCAGATGGGGAAGAATGGAAGGACTTTGATAGGAACTATCCTGAATTTTCAGCTGAAATTCGTAATGTCAGACTTGGCCTTGCAACTGATGGATTTCCCCCGTACAGCAATGCTACCTCTACAGTATACTCGGTATGGCCAGTTGTACTACTTGTGTAA
- the LOC108192264 gene encoding uncharacterized acetyltransferase At3g50280 — protein MYSETVELVSECLIRPSDLPEKAKHPFHLGPFDLAMLSVYYIQKGLLFKKPTVTNDRENSVEVLVQKLKKSLSVTLGHFYPLAGRLVTKKEESPQSYVVFIDCVNSPGARFVQAKAHLTISNILSPTYVPSVVESFFDHNRAINHDGHKVSLLSVQVTELKDGIFIGCSLNHSVVDGTSYWHFFNTLSEVFMKDIRDEGSEISRPPIHERWFPDGYGPVISLPFTHTDQFISRHDAPELKQRIFHFQAAALARLKAKANAKCINKSTTISSLQALAALMWKCMTRVRGLPQDQITGCKLAMNNRARLHPPLSQNYFGNCIQVVRATTTAGNLLINDFEWAALLVHKTVAEQDDKALKNFIADWLQSPSVYQPGQFFDRCSIMIGGSPRFDMFGNEFGLGKAVAIRSGCADKFDGKVSLYPGTEGGGSMDLDIFLPPHFMTALECDEEFLEGLNLSG, from the coding sequence ATGTACTCTGAAACAGTTGAGCTCGTATCAGAATGTTTGATCAGACCATCTGATTTGCCCGAAAAGGCAAAACACCCATTTCATTTAGGGCCCTTTGATCTTGCCATGCTCTCAGTTTATTACATCCAAAAGGGTCTTTTGTTTAAGAAACCGACGGTGACAAATGATCGAGAAAATTCAGTTGAGGTCCTTGTGCAGAAGCTCAAAAAATCTCTCTCTGTTACTCTTGGGCATTTTTATCCACTTGCAGGTCGCCTTGTGACAAAAAAGGAAGAATCACCGCAGTCTTATGTGGTGTTTATAGATTGTGTTAATAGCCCCGGTGCTAGATTTGTCCAGGCCAAAGCGCACTTGACGATTTCTAATATTCTGTCACCAACTTATGTGCCTTCAGTCGTTGAATCTTTTTTTGATCATAACAGGGCAATTAATCATGATGGTCACAAGGTGTCTTTGTTATCTGTTCAAGTGACCGAGCTAAAAGATGGCATTTTCATTGGATGCTCGCTGAACCACTCTGTTGTTGATGGCACCTCTTACTGGCATTTTTTCAACACTTTATCAGAAGTTTTTATGAAAGATATTCGTGATGAGGGTTCAGAAATCTCGCGGCCACCTATTCATGAACGCTGGTTTCCTGACGGATATGGTCCTGTTATTAGCCTCCCTTTTACTCATACCGATCAATTCATAAGCAGGCACGATGCTCCGGAGCTTAAACAAAGGATTTTTCATTTTCAAGCCGCAGCCTTGGCAAGGCTCAAAGCAAAGGCAAACGCTAAATGCATAAACAAAAGCACTACAATATCAAGTTTACAGGCCTTGGCTGCCTTAATGTGGAAATGTATGACTCGTGTTCGTGGCTTACCACAAGATCAGATCACTGGTTGCAAACTGGCTATGAATAACAGAGCAAGATTACATCCTCCATTGTCACAGAATTACTTTGGAAACTGTATTCAGGTGGTGAGAGCTACGACTACAGCAGGAAACCTGCTGATAAATGATTTCGAGTGGGCTGCTTTGCTAGTGCACAAAACTGTGGCTGAACAAGATGATAAGGCATTAAAGAACTTCATAGCAGATTGGCTGCAGAGTCCTTCGGTATACCAACCCGGGCAATTTTTTGATCGGTGTAGCATTATGATTGGAGGCTCACCGCGGTTTGACATGTTTGGAAATGAATTCGGACTTGGAAAAGCTGTGGCAATTCGGAGCGGATGTGCTGATAAGTTTGATGGAAAAGTTTCATTGTATCCGGGGACTGAAGGAGGAGGAAGCATGGATCTTGATATTTTCTTGCCTCCGCATTTCATGACGGCTTTGGAATGTGATGAAGAGTTCTTGGAAGGTCTTAATCTTTCTGGCTAA